In the genome of Streptomyces sp. P3, the window GCAAGGTGAGTTCAAGCGCCGCAGTAGACTCCGGTGCCCCCACTGGCCTTCCATTGGGCGGCGAAGGATGGCAACCGGGGGAAGGAAGCATGGCGCCAGGCACCGACGAATACCGACGCAAGTGCTGGGACGCAGCCCTGCACGCCTATGGGACCGGGTACATCTTTCAGAAGCGCGCCGAACGTCTGAAGCGCAAAACCGACGTACTGACCTGGATTGGTTTCGTGGTCCCGTTGCTCATCGGAGCAACGGTAGGAACGTTCGGCCAATACAAGTACTGGAACGTGGTCCTTGCCGTTGCGACTGCCGTCGCGGCCCTGCAACTCGCCATGAGCCTATGGTCGCTCGTCAAACGGTGGACAGAAGAATTGTCCTACTCCTCAGCATCGGCCACAGTCAATGAGTCCCTGGCCTCCAGGTTCGCCGCACTTGGTGAAGACCCCCCAGGGCTTCCAACGCTGCGGACTCAATTCGAAAAGCTCAGCATCGAAGACACCGCAAGGCGAGACAGAGACAACGAAAGAGGCGTGACGGAAAAGGAGCGTCGCATGGGCATGCGCGCCGGGCTCCGGAAGTACCAGCGCCCGTGCGCGGCCTGCCATCAGGTTCCTACAACGATGGAGCCATCCGGCTGCGGTGTCTGCGGACAGTTCTAAGCCAGTAAGGAATCAGTAGATGGACAACAAGGTAGCCGCGGCCCTGCGGGGCTTCATCGCCCTCACACCAGCCCAGCGCGACGAATTCATCACCATCGCCAACAGGTACATCAACGGCGGCCCGCTCACCCAGGATCGCATTATCGACGAATCCACGAGGGACTGGGGGATCACCAAAGTTGATCTCGGTCCGACTTCCCAGACTTGCCCCTACTGCGGCAAGTAGCAGACCCGCCTGCGCCGCGCAGTGCCGGTGGCCAGCCGCAAGGGAACCCTGAAGGCGAAGACGTTCGTGCCGCCGCCATCGGGCAGTTGTCGGTCGTGTACTTCGCCAACCGCACGGTGCGGCACCTGTCCGTACTGGAGATTGTCTGCATCGGCTGACCCGTCCCGTCGACGAACGGCTCCGCCCCGGCACGTCAGCCGCCGCGGGCGAAGTCGTCTCGGATGCTGGCCGCGTCTGACCACGGGTCACGCCACGGATGTGGACCGAGCGGGACGTACCTGCACGTTGGTCCGGCCCAACTGCCATCTCCCGGGCCCCACTTGATGGAAGGCGGGAAAACGGTGCAGGAGCCGCCCCAGTCCGTCCATCTGCCTGCGGTGCGGTGTCTGCACCGACTCGGGCAGGGCGGCGAGGATCTCGGTGCGGGTCATTGGCACGGGCGCACGGGCCAGCAGCCGGGCGACCTGTGACAGCACGTCATCTCCCGCTGTACCGCGTTCCGCCTGCGTCCAGCCGGGCTTGTGCAGCTCGTACTGGCCGTACGGCTCGGTCAGGATCCTCAAGGCCTCCGTGCCGAACCGAGCAAGCTTCGCGCGGGTGTCGGCGGTGAACCGGGCACGGTTGCGGTAGGCGTAGACACCAGCGACAGCCGCCACGATCCCAGCAGCCACGGGATAGGCACGGGCCAGGCGCGCGGCACCGTACAGGCCGTAGCCGGTCCCCACGAACGCGGTGCCGCTGGCCTGCATGCCTGCCTCCGCCTTGCCGATCCGCCCCAGAGCGGCCCGTACGTCCCTCCACCCCGATACGGCGATGCCCTGGCGGATCAGGTCGGGGTCTTCGGCGAACAGCACGACGGGCGCGAGGACGCCGGCCAGCTGGAGGATGCCGACGTCGCTGAGATCCTCCTGGGCGAGCTTGTCGGCGGCTGCCGTCATGGGCAGTCCGTTCACGCAGACGACGTGCAGCAGCGGTACGTACTGCTGCCACCACAGCCGCTCCGCCGCCGCGAGATCGAAGGCGCCGCCCTCGCGCTTGAGATCGGCCAGCACCCGGGGGACCTCCGCCCACACGTAGTGCGGGATGAAGCCCCGCAGCGTGCCGTACCGCATCCCGTCGAGGATCGAGGACGGCCGGCCGCGGAACACCGCCGCGGTGACGTCCGTGGTGAGCACCGACGTGTCGAAGACCCCGAGCCGGAAGCCGGCACCGGTCGCCGGGCGGGGGCGGGTGTAGAGGCTGTACATGACGGGAGCGTAGGCCCCCAACAGGTCCTTGGTGCACGGGTTTTCCCCGGTGGCAGGACTCGGCGGGACCTGGGATGTCAGTGGGGTGGGCCATCATCGGTGGATGCCGCAGAAGAAGCCCCTCCCGCCGACCTACCGAGAGCGCCTCCTGGAGCAGCTCGACACGATCGAGCGGGACTACCTCGCCGTGCTGGAGGCCTCCGAGATCCAGTACGTGAACCCGAACAGGCCAGGCGACTACGCCGTCATCATCATGAGCGCGGCGGACTGGGGTTGGGCACCGAGCGGCCCGGCGCTGGAGTCCCAGCGGATGGACCTGCTGCGCCGTCTGCGGAGCTGGGAGCCGCGGTTCCGGCTGCTGTTCCCGCACCCGACTCCCGAGGCGGCGGAGAAGCTCGACGAGAGTCTGGAGCACCTGGAGCGCTGGCTGGTCCGGGAGGGCACCTGGTCCGACTGGTCCGTCCCGCAGCACATGCCGGAGGCGGTGAAGCTCCTGCAGACGTCCGTCCAGCAGCTGCGGAGCCTGACCGATCTGCTGCCGACGGACCCGTGGCCGGTGCGCCTGACGGTCGACACCAACGCGCTGATCGACAACCCGGACCTCGCCGCCTACACAGGGCAGATCGGTCCGCGCTACATGGCGCACCTGCTGCCGGTCGTGCTGCGCGAGCTCGACGACAAGAAGCGCGCCGGCCGGACCGACGTCCTGCGCGAGGCGGCCAAGAAAGCCGACCGGCGCCTGAAGGGGCTGCGCAACAACGGCGACGTCACCCTCGGGGTCCGGGTCGCCGGCGACGTCCACGCCGTCTTCGAGTACATCGAGCCCAAGTCCGACGCGCTGCCCGACTGGCTCGACCTTGATGTCCCGGACGACCGGTTCATCGCCTCGACCCTGCTCCTGCAGTCCCGGCACCCCGGCTCTGCGTGGTACGTCGCCACCAGCGACATCAATCTCCAGACCAAACTGCACGCCGTCGCACTACCGTTCATCGAACCCTGATCTCCCCGCCCTCACGGCAAGTGATGGTCTGTGGGGGAGTGTCAGTTGAGCTTCGTCATCCGAGCGTCACTGGTCCAGGTGCGGCGCCCCGGTCACTGACACCCGGTGCCGACATGAGCGACGAAAGGCCGTGTCATTCTCACGCCCACCGTCACATCAGCCAGCACGCGGTTCCGATCGAACGGCTTCTGGAACACGCGATCAATCACCCTCAGCAGGGTCACCTACGCTGGGTGGCGTGTCTGCACCGAAACTTCACCACTATGTGCCTCAGAGCTATCTGGCACGGTTCGGCCGAGGCGACATGGTCAGGGTGAGGCGCCGGTGCCCGCCGAAGACGCACCTCGCCAACGTCAAGAACGTCGCAGCTGAGACTGGCTTCTACACGATCACGGACGAGAACGGCATGCCCTCCACGGCCATCGAGCTCGAGCTCAGTGGCCTGGAAGGCCAGGGGCTCGCCGCCCTGCGCCGAATAGACGAGACAGGAATGCCTCCGGCCGTCGGCACCGACGACCGCGAGCTTCTCTGCCTCTACCTGGCCGTACAGATGGCCAGGACGCCCAGGCAGCGCACGATGCTGCTTTTCGGGCGCGACGTCACCGCCTACGCAAACGGCCGAGAGGTCGACCAGGCGCTGATGACCGAGTACCTCACGCGCAAGCATCTCGGTCACCTGCCACGGGCAGCCGAAGCCCAGGGTGCCTGGGACTACTACCACGGCACGCGAGCGATGAACGGCGGCAACGACCCCACCCACGACGAAGCGGTCGCCGTGCCGCTCAGCTCCGTCCAGGCCTGCATCCCGCAGTACCGTGCTCGGCACTGGCGGCTCGAGACCAGCCGCAAGCCGATCTTCC includes:
- a CDS encoding mobilome CxxCx(11)CxxC protein, with amino-acid sequence MAPGTDEYRRKCWDAALHAYGTGYIFQKRAERLKRKTDVLTWIGFVVPLLIGATVGTFGQYKYWNVVLAVATAVAALQLAMSLWSLVKRWTEELSYSSASATVNESLASRFAALGEDPPGLPTLRTQFEKLSIEDTARRDRDNERGVTEKERRMGMRAGLRKYQRPCAACHQVPTTMEPSGCGVCGQF
- a CDS encoding PIN domain-containing protein, which translates into the protein MYSLYTRPRPATGAGFRLGVFDTSVLTTDVTAAVFRGRPSSILDGMRYGTLRGFIPHYVWAEVPRVLADLKREGGAFDLAAAERLWWQQYVPLLHVVCVNGLPMTAAADKLAQEDLSDVGILQLAGVLAPVVLFAEDPDLIRQGIAVSGWRDVRAALGRIGKAEAGMQASGTAFVGTGYGLYGAARLARAYPVAAGIVAAVAGVYAYRNRARFTADTRAKLARFGTEALRILTEPYGQYELHKPGWTQAERGTAGDDVLSQVARLLARAPVPMTRTEILAALPESVQTPHRRQMDGLGRLLHRFPAFHQVGPGRWQLGRTNVQVRPARSTSVA
- a CDS encoding PIN domain-containing protein translates to MPQKKPLPPTYRERLLEQLDTIERDYLAVLEASEIQYVNPNRPGDYAVIIMSAADWGWAPSGPALESQRMDLLRRLRSWEPRFRLLFPHPTPEAAEKLDESLEHLERWLVREGTWSDWSVPQHMPEAVKLLQTSVQQLRSLTDLLPTDPWPVRLTVDTNALIDNPDLAAYTGQIGPRYMAHLLPVVLRELDDKKRAGRTDVLREAAKKADRRLKGLRNNGDVTLGVRVAGDVHAVFEYIEPKSDALPDWLDLDVPDDRFIASTLLLQSRHPGSAWYVATSDINLQTKLHAVALPFIEP
- a CDS encoding DUF4238 domain-containing protein, producing the protein MSAPKLHHYVPQSYLARFGRGDMVRVRRRCPPKTHLANVKNVAAETGFYTITDENGMPSTAIELELSGLEGQGLAALRRIDETGMPPAVGTDDRELLCLYLAVQMARTPRQRTMLLFGRDVTAYANGREVDQALMTEYLTRKHLGHLPRAAEAQGAWDYYHGTRAMNGGNDPTHDEAVAVPLSSVQACIPQYRARHWRLETSRKPIFLTSDAPLVLWRPETPSDAYQGFGLEDAHEIRFPVSPTAQLVLIPGHGTSSEEVKLSRVISCNQDLTDSCEQVVIGHPDRHTALDRVQLSKRGPTLRFNTAPGIRKNPDGTEEPMGDILHLYTTRR